GTTTTCATGTTTTTATAAAAAAATCAAACCTTTTATAAAAAAATCACGTATATTGGAGCATGATGCACCCTAAAATCATATTCAGCTGCGCAGCGTTTATTGGCTTTTCAGCATTTGGACAGAATCTGGAATTGATATCTGCCGGAGGTACGTATACCGAAAGTTCAGGCGGCAGTGTAGCCTGGTCAGTAGGTGAAGTGGTTATTGAGACAGTAGGATCAGGAAGCTACGACTATACACAAGGCTTTCATCAAGGCAATGTGTATGTGGCAAGCATTGAGCCAGCTCCGGAATTTGAATTTAAGGTTTATCCAAATCCGGCGGCTGATATCGTTTACATAAATACTGATCAATCACTTGATTTAGTTATTACAGATGTATCAGGTAGGGTGATTGCAGAATATAGTATAACATCAGGCACATTTGAACTGAATGTAACTGAATATTCTCGTGGGACGTATAACTTGTCGTTTACATCATCATCAGGACAGATGTTGAGTTCACGGATTGTGGTTATGTAATTAAAAGAGGCAAAAACAAATCGAAATAAAACCAAACTTATGAAACTGAATTTACTTTTTGTGTTTTTAATAGTGAGCACCGTTGGGATTGTTCGTGCGCAGGCACCGGATAAATTCAACTACCAGGCGGTTGTTCGCAATACTTCTGGAGCCGTGGTTCAGAATCAATCTGTTGGAGTGCGTATTTCTATTACGCAAGGTAGTGCAGGAGGACCAACTGTTTTTACTGAAACGCACAATCCTACCACAAATAATTACGGGTTGATCAATCTGATTATTGGAAACGGAACCAACTTTGGACCCCAATTAAATTCTATTGATTGGTCAGATGATATTTATTTTATCAGTGTACAGATTGACCCAAACGGTGGAACATCATATTCTATCACTTCTACCACACAATTAATTTCAGTGCCTTATGCCCTTCATGCAAAAACAGTTGAAGAGAATGATGATGCGGATGCTGATCCAACGAACGAGTATAATACCGGAGCCGCACTCAGTGGCACTAACCTTCAAATCACAGATGGTGGCGGAACTCAAACGGTAGATCTATCATCGCTTGAAGATGATGCAGATTCTAATCCTTTTAATGAGATGCAGACACTTACTAAAGCTAGTAATATAATTACGTTGTCTGGTGGTGGTGCTGTGACAGATGATGTTGATGATGCGGATGCTAATCCCGCAAACGAGTTGAACACCGGAATATCTTTGACAGGTACAACATTGAGCATTATGGATGCCGGTGGAACCCAATCAGTGAGTTTGGCAACACTTGGTAATGATGCTGATGCTAACCCTTCAAATGAATTTAATACCAGTGCAAACCTTTCAGGTACAACTTTAAATATTATTGACGGTGGCGGAACAATTTCAGTCAATCTTTCATCATTAGGAAATGACGCTGATGCAAACCCTTCAAATGAGTATAACACGAGTGCAAACCTTTCCGGAACAACCCTTAATATCATTGATGGTGGTGGAACAATTTCAGTCAATTTATCAACTTTAGGAAATGATGCAGATGCCAACCCATCAAATGAGTTTAATACGAGTGCAAACCTTTCAGGTAGTACGTTGAATATTACAGATGGTGGCGGAACAATTTCAGTGAACCTCTCTTCACTTGGGAATGATGCAGATGCCAATCCGACAAATGAGATTCAAACACTTTCATTAGTTGGTTCCAACCTTTCTATATCAGGCGGTAATACCATTACATTAGGTGGTGGAACAGACAGTCAGGTTCTTTCACTTTCAGGTGCTGATTTAAGTATATCAAATGGAAACACAATTACGCTTCCGGGTGGTACAGATAGCCAAACTTTATCTATCTCAGGAAATGACATTTCTATTTCAAATGGAAATACAATTACAATTCCAGCAGATACGGATGATCAAACATTGTCTTTAGTTGGAAATAACCTTTCTATTGCCGGTGGAAATACCGTTGCACTTCCTGCAGATACAGATGATCAAACTTTATCACTTTCAGGAGCTGACCTTACCATTTCTGACGGAAATACTATAACGCTTCCAATTCAATCACATTTTGTGGGTGAGCACTTTGGTGGTGGTATTGTAGTTTTTGTAGATTCAACCGGACAACACGGTTTGATTTGTGCTTATGCAGATTTAGCCGGAACCTATAAATTCCAAGATGTAAGTTCTATGAACCTGCTTGCAACAAATTTAACTGATGGTTCTGTTAACACTCCTTTACTAGTTGCCGGTATTAACGGACCTTATCCTGCTGCGGTTGCTGCTGATGCTTATGCAGGTGGTGGACACACAGATTGGTATTTGCCATCAGTATATGAGCTTGAACTTTTATTGCGCAGTAATTATATATTAGGAACGTCTGCACTAACTTGGGGTGGAACCAATTTTTATTGGTCATCAACTCAAGATCCAACTGCGGCCGGAATTAACGCGTACCGCTGTTTAGGCGGGCCGGTGGCTATTTCAAGTTATGGTGAAGCCAATGCATTCAAAGTGCGTTGCGTGAGAAAATTTTAAATACTCTTTCGCGTTCCGCTTCGGATGAAAAGATTTTATTCTGAGATAAAAAGAAAAAACCTGCTGAGCAAGCAGGTTTTTTTCTTTCAACATCTTTATTTATCCTGATTTTGTAATTCTGCTTGCAGGTAGTATGCTCCTTTAGTTACAAAAATCATGTCTTTCAAATCATGCGACAAGAGATGAATTTCAGTGTAATCACCTTGGATATTACCTACTGAAATCTCAATTTGCCGAAATTCATTTTCAGCTTGATTTGTTTTGGCAAACACATAGTATTTTCCACCAGATTCAGTTATTGCAGAATTTGGAAGAACAGCCGTGTGATTGCTATCTGTTTCAATAAATGCGTTGACATACATACCTGACATAAGATAATCTTTTTTATCTAAAATATCTGCATATACCTTCACCGCCTTCATATCTTTTTCAAAAGCTTTGCCAACAGCATAAATTTTTCCGTTGAATACTTCACTTGGATTTGATGGTGTAAAAAAATGAATTTTCTGACCCGACGCTACTTTTGGAATATCCTGTTCATAAACTAAAATTTCAAGGTGCAAATGATTGTTATCTACTATGTCAAAAAGTATATCACTGACTTCAACATATTTTCCAATATTCACATCAACTGAACGAATATGTCCGTCAATAGGGGATTTAACCATGATGTAGGGATTTATTTTTCCTTCATCCAATTTGTCAAAGGCAGTACCCAACAATTCAAGTTGCGCTTTGATGCCTTCAAATTTAAAACGAGCATTGTGTAAATCACTTTCTGTTTTTTCAAATGTTTTTTCAGAATTGATTTCATTTTCTCGCAGCGTTTTTGCGCGTTCATATTCTTTTTCAAGTAAAGACAGATTTGTTTTTGCCGTGAGATAATTTTCCTGCATTTCTAAATATTCAGGATTCTCCAAAACAGCTAATGTTTGCCCTTTCTTCACCGGATCACCTTGCACTACATGAATGGCTTTTACACGTCCACCAATAATTGCACTCAAAGTAGCAGTGTTTTGAGGAGGCAACGAAATGTTTCCATTGGTTTCAATGGTGTGAGCCATGTTGAGATATTCAACCGGTCCGGTTTCAATTTGCATTAACTTCATTTGTTCTTCAGTAAGCAGTACAGAAGAATTAGATTCAGGCTGCTCTGTAGCCACTTCAGGCTGATTTTCTTTTACCCCACTGCAAGATGCTGTGATTACAACGGCGCAGAGGATCATTAGATTAATTTTAAATGCTTTCATAATAATTGAATTTTATATGCATGTTTATATGGTGCGTGTTTTTAATTTCCGGTAAGAAAATTTATTCGCAACGTGATTTGATTCTGCTGATTTATCAGAGCCAGATGTTCAAGTTTTATTTTACTTGCCTGTTCAATCCCTGCCAGAAATTCAGTATACATGATATCACCAGAAGCATACCCCGTGACTGCACTTGACTCAAGATTTGAAGCCAGCGAAAGTCCAATGTTTTGGTAGTACATCAAACTTGATTGCACGGCGTTGAACTGAGAAAATAAACTGTTGAGTTCGTTTTGCAGTGCAGTGGTAATTTCTTCTGATTGCAAGAGCGCAATATCATGCTGAATTTTTGTTGCTTGAACCGTAGCGTTTTTTTGATTGATGAATAGAGGAATACTTAAGCCAATACTATATGCATGCAAACCGCTGACCCCTTCAATTTGTTGTTGCGTAAATCCAAAACTGATATCAGGCAGATATCCGGTTTTGCTCAATTCAATTTTCTTTTCCGCTAGTTTATTCATGGCTTCATAATAAGTTACCAGTAATGCGTTTTGTACATTGAGCGTATCCGGATTTATCAAATCAATCAACATGAGATTTGTATCTATGAGTGCAATATCAGATTGAGTTTTTGTCAGGTATTTAAGGTTTGCATAATAGATTTCACGGTTTGATTTTTCAGAACGCAAGAGTAATTCTATCTCTTCTTTTTTTGCCAAAGCAAGATTCCATTCTAGCAGTGTTGCATCACCGGCCTGATATCTGATTTGTGCTTTATCTGCAAAATCAGTGTATTGATTTTTTAAATTAGATAATGCATTGAGCACTTGATATAGATAAATCAGATGTTGACAAGTTGCCCGTACTTCATATTCCAATTCACTTTTGGTTAAATCTAACCATGCCTGAGCAACTTGCTGTTGTTGCATATTCACCTGTTTTTGTTTGACGTACACTGTAGGGAAATAGAATTGCTGGACCAAATTGAGTTGATAATCATTCATTGTACCGTTAATTTGACCATAACCAAATGTCACGTTCAATTTTTCAGACAAGAGAGCAGTTTTGTTGAGGTATCTTACCTGTTCTGTTTGCAATTCAGCTATCAATAAATTAGAATTATTAGTAAGCGCAGAATCCACAGCTTGCTCCACGGTAATATTCATCTGACTGAATGTTTGTGGCACAAGTCCCATCAACAAAAGTAGGGTGAGCACCATGCCATGACGTGCACGTTTTTTCATAAGTTCTTTTTTAGAAATAGAAAGATGATAAAGTACAGGAAGAATAATTAGCGTTAAGAGCGTTGATGAAATTAAACCACCAATTACAACCGTTGCAAGCGGACGCTGCACTTCTGATCCGGCAGAGCCTGACAAAGCCATAGGTAAAAAACCAAGTGCGGCAGCAGATGCGGTTAAAAGCACCGGTCTGATTCTCTGTTTTGTTCCGTGAATGATCATTGATTTTAAACTGCCCTGGTGGTTGTGTCTCATCTCTTTGAAATGTTCAATTAAAACAATTCCATTTAAAACCGCGATACCAAATAATGCTATGAAACCAACCCCGGCAGATATGCTGAATGGAAGATCACGCAAGTAAAGAAGTATAATGCCTCCCGTTGCAGACAAGGGAATTGCAGCATAAACCAGCAGAGCTTCTTTAACCGAATTAAACGTGAAATAAAGTAAAATAAAAATCAGCACCAATGCTAAAGGAACAGCCATCATCAAACGCTGCCTGGCATGATTCAGATTTTCAAATTGCCCACCATAGTCTACATAATATCCATCAGGTAAATCCAATTTCTCATTTAATATTCCCTGAATTTCTTCAACCACAGATTGTAAATCACGGTTGCGCACATTGACACCAATGACAACGCGACGACGTGTATTATCACGAGATATTTTTGCCGGACCTTTATCATACGAAATATCTGCAACTTCTCGCATTGGTATTCGGTTTCCATCAGGTAGTTCAATGAGCATGTTCTCAATGTCACTGATGTCTTTTCTCTCACTTTCTTTGAGACGCACTACCAGATCAAATTTGCGCTCTCCTTCAAAAACTTCTCCGGTTTTTTTACCGCCAAAAGCAATCTCAATTAACTCATTCAAATCTGCAATTTGCAAATTGTAATGTGCAATTTTTGCTCTGTCATACCGCACCAACATTTGAGGCAATCCTTCCGTTTTTTCTACTGTGATATCTTCAGCACCTTCAACATGTTTGATGAGTTGTTGAACTTCGTTGGCTTTAGCGGCTAGAACATCAAGATCTTGTCCGTAAATTTTGATGGCAAGATCAGCGCGTACACCCGTGATTAATTCATTAAAACGCATTTCAATGGGTTGAGTAAATTCATATTCAATACCGGTTAAACCAGCCAATTTATCTTCCATCATTTCAATGAGATCATCTTTTGTATCTGCATTAACCCATTCTGATTTTGGTTTCAATTTAATAATGACATCTACCTCTTCCATACTCATTGGATCAGTGGGAATTTCTGCTGCTCCTATGCGCGATACTACCTGATCAACTTCAACAAAATTTGTTTTCAAGATGCTTTCTATTTTTGTTGTTATTTCAATGGTTTCAGTTAATGATGTACCGGTAGGAATGACAGGTTGAATTACAATATCACCTTCATCAAGAGTTGGAATGAACTCACCTCCCATGGTGGAGAAAAGAAAAAAACTGAAACCTAACCAGCCCAGTGAAAGCGCAATCACCGTTGTTCTCCAACGCAAGGCAAGACGGATAATGGGTTCGTAAATTTTCATTAGAAAATCCATGATGCGATCAGAGAAAGATTTTTTATCTGCCGCAGGTTTGAGAAAAAGAGCGGCCATAACCGGAACATAGGTAAGACACAGAATCATAGCGCCAATCAACGCAAATGAAAAGGTCAGCGCCATAGGTCTGAACATTTTTCCTTCAACACCGGTGAGAACAAGAATGGGAATAAAAACAATCAGAATAATGAGCTGCCCGAAAATGGCAGAGCGCATCATTTTGTTTGCACTTTCAATCACAATTTCATCTTTATTATCTGAATAATTTTCAGATGAACTATGAGTCAAGATAGATTTTTTAGCAGTCATGGTGAATAGCACGAATTCAGCGATGATGATGGCGCCGTCAATGATGATGCCGAAATCTACAGCACCTAATGACATGAGATTTGCAGAAATTCCAAAACTGTTCATAAGTGCAATGGCAAATAAAAGACAAAGCGGAATCACCGATGAAATAATTAATCCCGCGCGGATATTGCCCAGCAACAAGATCACAACTAATATCACGATAGCAGCACCCAGAATTAAATTTTCAGCAATCGTAAAAGTTGTTTTGCCTATCAACTCACTGCGTTCAAGAAATGGATTGATATAAACTCCTTCAGGCAACTGAGATTGAATTTCATCAACCCGTTTTTTTACACTTTCAAGCACGGTATTTGTTGAGGCATCTTTGAGAAGCATCACTTGCCCCATCACTTTCTCACCTTCGCCGTTGCCGGTGATGGCACCGAATCTCAGCGCACTGCCAAACTCCACATCGGCAACATCTTTTACATAAACCGGAATTCCATCACGGTTTGCAACAACGATATTTCTTATATCATCTAAAGAAGTAATTAATCCTTCACCGCGGATAAAATAAGTCTGGTATTCTTTTTCAATATAACCACCGCCACCCACTGAATTATTTTCTTCTATTGCCGTGAATACTTCATTGATTGAAATGTGCATGGCATTCATTCTGTCCGGATCCAATTCAACTTCATATTGCTTGAGCAGGCCTCCCCAGGTATTTATTTCTACCACGCCTGGGATTCCTGATAATGCGCGTTTCACTATCCAATCCTGAATGGTTCGTAAATCCATGGGCGTGTACTGATCTTTGAACTCAGGTTTAACCTCAAGGGTGTACTGATATATTTCACCTAAACCGGTAGTGATTGGTCCCATGAATGGTGTACCAAATCCGGTAGGAATATTTGCTTCAGCCGTTTTTAGTTTTTCGGTGATTAACTGTCTTGGTAAAAAGGTGCCAACCTCATCTTCAAAAACCACAGTCACCACTGAAAGACCAAATTTTGAAATAGAGCGAATTTCTTTCACACCGGGTATGTTGGCCATTTCTAGCTCCACCGGGTAGGTGATAAATTGTTCTACATCTTGCGTAGATAAATTTCTACTGGTTGTAATAATTTGCACCTGATTGTTTGTTACATCAGGAACTGCATCAACTGATATTTGTAAAACAGAATAAGATCCCCAGAGAATTAGTCCGGTCACAAATAAGAGTACAATAAATTTATTGTGTACTGATGCGGCAATGATTTTTTGAATCATACCTAATAATTTTATTAATGATTGAAATGATTAAATTGACACAACACATAGTTGTGTTTATCTCAGAAAGAGATAGAAAATTTAAATTGCAGGGGGACCTCTCCGGTTGAGTGATTGTTGATTGATCTTGCAGATCAATGGAACATCAACTGACTCAATGATGGAATTTTGTTCTGAAAAAAATTGAACTACAACTTGTATGCTAGTCTGGTTAACTGCGGCAAATAAATCAGGAATCTGAATGTCATCTCCCGTATTAAATTCTTCTAACTGACCATCAGTTTGCGTGACGTGAAAACCAAAGGCAATTTGTTCAATCAGGTTTTCAGGATTTGTGTGATGAGTAATAGTATCACCCGCACCATGATGGTGGCTATGCGGCACCAGGCTGTGCATTAAAACAACCAAAAATGCTGTGATGAGAGAGAATGATCTTACTATTTTCACATAGCAAAGGTACAAAAAGTAGTTGATATGAACAGTGACTTATGTCATGCTGAGAATATAAAAATTGTTAACCAGGTGCGCACCATTTAATTTACAGCGTAGTTGCGCAGGATATTCCTGTCTGCGTGTTTGAAAGAAAATGAATTCAAATAACTGACAGGCGAGCATTCTTTGGTTTTGTATCAAATTTAGCCTGGACAATGGATGAATTTTGGCAGATGGCTTGATGCGGATACATATCCGTTATATTGGGTTTTAGTGAAAGATACATATCCTTCGAAACACATTACAAGTGAAGCGCAGCGCGGTAAATAATAAGTGATTCTGCAAACGAATCAAGGATGTTCACCAAGTATTGTGCAACGATGTTGTATATTCGCAACGCTAAAATTGGTAAGACTTTTTTTTGACAATATATTTTCAAAAAAATTTAATAAAAAGGAAAGATGGCAGAGTGGCTGAACGCGCACGCTTGGAAAGCGTGTTTACGGCAACGTAACGGGGGTTCGAATCCCCCTCTTTCCGCTGAAGGGGATAAGTTAGATTTTTCTGAACTATCCCCTTTTTCTTCTCCTGAAAAACATCAATTAGTATTTGTGTAAATCCAGAGAATAGATAGTTGACATTCAGCGGAAGTTATACTTGAGACCGGGAATGTGAGCTGATATCCCTTCATTTGATCAAGACTTGCCTGGAAGGGTTGATAAATGTCACCAGGAGAGCTATGATTCAATCATGTGCATTATAAAGTGGATAAGGTAACTTTGTTGAAAAGGTGCAGAATGAAA
This genomic stretch from Crocinitomicaceae bacterium harbors:
- a CDS encoding DUF1566 domain-containing protein, encoding MKLNLLFVFLIVSTVGIVRAQAPDKFNYQAVVRNTSGAVVQNQSVGVRISITQGSAGGPTVFTETHNPTTNNYGLINLIIGNGTNFGPQLNSIDWSDDIYFISVQIDPNGGTSYSITSTTQLISVPYALHAKTVEENDDADADPTNEYNTGAALSGTNLQITDGGGTQTVDLSSLEDDADSNPFNEMQTLTKASNIITLSGGGAVTDDVDDADANPANELNTGISLTGTTLSIMDAGGTQSVSLATLGNDADANPSNEFNTSANLSGTTLNIIDGGGTISVNLSSLGNDADANPSNEYNTSANLSGTTLNIIDGGGTISVNLSTLGNDADANPSNEFNTSANLSGSTLNITDGGGTISVNLSSLGNDADANPTNEIQTLSLVGSNLSISGGNTITLGGGTDSQVLSLSGADLSISNGNTITLPGGTDSQTLSISGNDISISNGNTITIPADTDDQTLSLVGNNLSIAGGNTVALPADTDDQTLSLSGADLTISDGNTITLPIQSHFVGEHFGGGIVVFVDSTGQHGLICAYADLAGTYKFQDVSSMNLLATNLTDGSVNTPLLVAGINGPYPAAVAADAYAGGGHTDWYLPSVYELELLLRSNYILGTSALTWGGTNFYWSSTQDPTAAGINAYRCLGGPVAISSYGEANAFKVRCVRKF
- a CDS encoding CusA/CzcA family heavy metal efflux RND transporter, which encodes MIQKIIAASVHNKFIVLLFVTGLILWGSYSVLQISVDAVPDVTNNQVQIITTSRNLSTQDVEQFITYPVELEMANIPGVKEIRSISKFGLSVVTVVFEDEVGTFLPRQLITEKLKTAEANIPTGFGTPFMGPITTGLGEIYQYTLEVKPEFKDQYTPMDLRTIQDWIVKRALSGIPGVVEINTWGGLLKQYEVELDPDRMNAMHISINEVFTAIEENNSVGGGGYIEKEYQTYFIRGEGLITSLDDIRNIVVANRDGIPVYVKDVADVEFGSALRFGAITGNGEGEKVMGQVMLLKDASTNTVLESVKKRVDEIQSQLPEGVYINPFLERSELIGKTTFTIAENLILGAAIVILVVILLLGNIRAGLIISSVIPLCLLFAIALMNSFGISANLMSLGAVDFGIIIDGAIIIAEFVLFTMTAKKSILTHSSSENYSDNKDEIVIESANKMMRSAIFGQLIILIVFIPILVLTGVEGKMFRPMALTFSFALIGAMILCLTYVPVMAALFLKPAADKKSFSDRIMDFLMKIYEPIIRLALRWRTTVIALSLGWLGFSFFLFSTMGGEFIPTLDEGDIVIQPVIPTGTSLTETIEITTKIESILKTNFVEVDQVVSRIGAAEIPTDPMSMEEVDVIIKLKPKSEWVNADTKDDLIEMMEDKLAGLTGIEYEFTQPIEMRFNELITGVRADLAIKIYGQDLDVLAAKANEVQQLIKHVEGAEDITVEKTEGLPQMLVRYDRAKIAHYNLQIADLNELIEIAFGGKKTGEVFEGERKFDLVVRLKESERKDISDIENMLIELPDGNRIPMREVADISYDKGPAKISRDNTRRRVVIGVNVRNRDLQSVVEEIQGILNEKLDLPDGYYVDYGGQFENLNHARQRLMMAVPLALVLIFILLYFTFNSVKEALLVYAAIPLSATGGIILLYLRDLPFSISAGVGFIALFGIAVLNGIVLIEHFKEMRHNHQGSLKSMIIHGTKQRIRPVLLTASAAALGFLPMALSGSAGSEVQRPLATVVIGGLISSTLLTLIILPVLYHLSISKKELMKKRARHGMVLTLLLLMGLVPQTFSQMNITVEQAVDSALTNNSNLLIAELQTEQVRYLNKTALLSEKLNVTFGYGQINGTMNDYQLNLVQQFYFPTVYVKQKQVNMQQQQVAQAWLDLTKSELEYEVRATCQHLIYLYQVLNALSNLKNQYTDFADKAQIRYQAGDATLLEWNLALAKKEEIELLLRSEKSNREIYYANLKYLTKTQSDIALIDTNLMLIDLINPDTLNVQNALLVTYYEAMNKLAEKKIELSKTGYLPDISFGFTQQQIEGVSGLHAYSIGLSIPLFINQKNATVQATKIQHDIALLQSEEITTALQNELNSLFSQFNAVQSSLMYYQNIGLSLASNLESSAVTGYASGDIMYTEFLAGIEQASKIKLEHLALINQQNQITLRINFLTGN
- a CDS encoding T9SS type A sorting domain-containing protein, with amino-acid sequence MMHPKIIFSCAAFIGFSAFGQNLELISAGGTYTESSGGSVAWSVGEVVIETVGSGSYDYTQGFHQGNVYVASIEPAPEFEFKVYPNPAADIVYINTDQSLDLVITDVSGRVIAEYSITSGTFELNVTEYSRGTYNLSFTSSSGQMLSSRIVVM
- a CDS encoding efflux RND transporter periplasmic adaptor subunit; translation: MKAFKINLMILCAVVITASCSGVKENQPEVATEQPESNSSVLLTEEQMKLMQIETGPVEYLNMAHTIETNGNISLPPQNTATLSAIIGGRVKAIHVVQGDPVKKGQTLAVLENPEYLEMQENYLTAKTNLSLLEKEYERAKTLRENEINSEKTFEKTESDLHNARFKFEGIKAQLELLGTAFDKLDEGKINPYIMVKSPIDGHIRSVDVNIGKYVEVSDILFDIVDNNHLHLEILVYEQDIPKVASGQKIHFFTPSNPSEVFNGKIYAVGKAFEKDMKAVKVYADILDKKDYLMSGMYVNAFIETDSNHTAVLPNSAITESGGKYYVFAKTNQAENEFRQIEISVGNIQGDYTEIHLLSHDLKDMIFVTKGAYYLQAELQNQDK